One region of Cobetia sp. cqz5-12 genomic DNA includes:
- a CDS encoding GNAT family N-acetyltransferase: MTANAVDNLRIREERLIDHERIYRIHESVFAGHREARLGDRLRRGNLAQISLVAERVTDPETGRHLSEGEGGLLGHVMVSRVTLSGYPDRVLMALAPLAVLPQYQRHGIGKRLVISAVKRCRLLGAGAVVAAGHADFYTHLGFHPACHYGLYCHHDDVPGSFVAFELLPDYLEGLGGEVQFPDTFSELGI, encoded by the coding sequence ATGACTGCCAACGCCGTCGACAACCTTCGCATCCGTGAAGAACGTCTCATTGATCATGAGCGCATCTACCGCATTCATGAATCCGTCTTTGCCGGCCATCGTGAAGCGCGCCTGGGTGACAGATTGCGCCGGGGCAATCTGGCGCAGATCTCGCTGGTGGCCGAGCGTGTCACCGACCCGGAGACCGGCCGCCATCTCAGTGAAGGCGAGGGCGGTCTGCTGGGGCATGTGATGGTGTCGCGCGTGACGCTTTCCGGCTACCCGGACCGCGTGCTGATGGCGTTGGCACCGCTGGCGGTGCTGCCCCAGTATCAGCGTCACGGCATCGGCAAGCGGCTGGTGATCTCGGCGGTCAAGCGCTGTCGACTGTTGGGAGCGGGGGCTGTGGTGGCGGCTGGTCATGCGGATTTCTATACCCACCTGGGCTTTCATCCGGCGTGTCATTACGGGCTCTACTGCCATCATGACGACGTGCCGGGTTCCTTCGTCGCCTTCGAGTTGCTGCCGGACTATCTGGAGGGGCTGGGTGGAGAAGTGCAGTTTCCCGATACCTTCTCTGAGCTTGGTATCTGA
- a CDS encoding NarK family nitrate/nitrite MFS transporter, with amino-acid sequence MDIRNKASRIRLFSFNTPQMRAFHMSWFAFHVCFFGWFGIAPLMAVVRDDLGLTKTQIGNTIIASVAITVIVRLAIGVLCDRIGPRKAYTWLLCLGSLPVMCIGFADSFESFFLARLAIGAIGASFVITQYHTSVMFGPNVVGTANATTAGWGNLGGGTTQMLMPLVMAGLLMLGVEQTLGWRLAMVVPGIVLFLTGIAYYFFTQDAPDGNFSELRERGELPKAEKEYSMRATFGAAARDIRVWALFLVYGACFGVELTINNVAAIYFFDHFDLDLATAGLIAGLFGLMNLFARTLGGVFSDLFARQSGLKGRVRWLFIALLCEGVALVGFAQMETLAVAIGIMLVFSLFVQMAEGATFGIVPFVNRKALGAVAGIVGAGGNAGAVAAGFLFRSEELTYQEGLMYLGMGVIVISLFALLVRFSAATEAEESRAYDAAVADRKQQSEQQPASA; translated from the coding sequence ATGGATATCCGCAACAAGGCCAGCCGCATCCGGCTGTTCAGCTTCAACACCCCGCAAATGCGCGCCTTCCACATGTCGTGGTTCGCGTTCCACGTCTGCTTCTTCGGCTGGTTCGGCATCGCGCCGCTGATGGCCGTGGTGCGTGACGACCTTGGCCTGACCAAGACCCAGATCGGCAACACCATCATCGCCTCGGTCGCCATCACGGTGATCGTGCGTCTCGCCATCGGCGTGCTGTGTGATCGCATCGGGCCACGCAAGGCCTACACCTGGCTCTTGTGCCTCGGCTCGCTGCCGGTGATGTGCATCGGTTTTGCCGACAGCTTCGAATCCTTCTTCCTGGCCCGCCTGGCCATCGGTGCCATCGGCGCCTCCTTCGTCATCACCCAGTACCACACCTCCGTGATGTTCGGTCCGAATGTGGTCGGTACCGCCAACGCCACCACTGCGGGCTGGGGCAACCTGGGCGGCGGCACCACCCAGATGCTGATGCCGCTGGTGATGGCAGGCCTGCTGATGCTGGGCGTCGAGCAGACCCTGGGCTGGCGTCTGGCGATGGTCGTGCCGGGCATCGTGCTGTTCCTCACCGGTATCGCCTACTACTTCTTCACCCAGGATGCCCCGGATGGCAACTTCAGCGAGCTGCGTGAGCGTGGTGAGCTGCCCAAGGCCGAGAAGGAATACAGCATGCGCGCCACCTTCGGCGCGGCGGCACGCGACATCCGCGTCTGGGCCCTGTTCCTCGTCTATGGCGCCTGTTTCGGGGTCGAGCTGACCATCAATAACGTCGCCGCCATCTACTTCTTCGATCATTTCGATCTCGATCTCGCCACCGCCGGCCTCATCGCGGGCCTGTTCGGCCTGATGAACCTGTTCGCCCGCACCCTGGGCGGCGTCTTCTCCGACCTGTTCGCCCGCCAGTCCGGCCTCAAGGGCCGCGTGCGCTGGCTGTTCATCGCGCTGCTGTGTGAAGGCGTCGCGCTGGTCGGCTTCGCCCAGATGGAAACCCTCGCGGTGGCCATCGGCATCATGCTGGTCTTCAGCCTCTTCGTGCAGATGGCGGAAGGCGCCACCTTCGGTATCGTGCCCTTCGTCAATCGCAAGGCACTCGGCGCGGTCGCCGGTATCGTCGGTGCGGGCGGCAACGCAGGCGCGGTCGCCGCGGGCTTCCTGTTCCGCAGTGAGGAACTGACCTACCAGGAAGGCCTGATGTACCTGGGCATGGGCGTGATCGTGATCTCGCTGTTCGCGCTGCTGGTGCGCTTCAGCGCCGCCACTGAAGCCGAGGAAAGCCGTGCCTATGACGCCGCCGTCGCGGACCGCAAGCAACAGAGCGAGCAGCAGCCCGCCTCGGCATAA
- a CDS encoding ANTAR domain-containing response regulator, whose protein sequence is MPVTVLIVDVRSERSAALEQALLSAGFEVALRVDEHEDLHALVEQHQPDAVIIDADLPSRDTLEHLGQLGRRYPKPMIMLASEDAPDLVREAAGAGVSAYVVDHVMPAMVRSMVEVAITSFEAHRALKGELNRTQTTLVQRRSVDRAKAVVMETRGLSEDAAYQYLRKTAMNRRLALHELADELLKAARRR, encoded by the coding sequence ATGCCAGTGACCGTGCTGATCGTCGATGTCCGCAGTGAGCGCTCTGCCGCGCTGGAGCAGGCGCTATTGAGCGCCGGCTTCGAGGTGGCGCTGCGCGTCGACGAGCACGAGGACCTGCACGCGCTGGTCGAGCAGCATCAACCCGATGCGGTGATCATCGACGCCGACCTGCCCAGCCGCGACACCCTGGAGCATCTCGGCCAGCTGGGGCGACGCTATCCCAAGCCGATGATCATGCTGGCCAGTGAAGATGCCCCGGACCTCGTGCGTGAGGCGGCCGGCGCCGGCGTCTCGGCCTACGTGGTGGACCACGTCATGCCAGCGATGGTGCGCAGCATGGTCGAGGTCGCCATCACCAGCTTCGAGGCGCACCGTGCGCTCAAGGGGGAGCTCAACCGTACCCAGACCACATTGGTGCAGCGCCGCAGCGTCGATCGCGCCAAGGCCGTGGTGATGGAGACGCGCGGGCTCAGTGAAGATGCCGCCTACCAATACCTGCGCAAGACCGCCATGAACCGGCGCCTGGCCCTGCATGAGCTGGCCGATGAGCTGCTCAAGGCCGCGCGACGGCGTTGA
- a CDS encoding CmpA/NrtA family ABC transporter substrate-binding protein, which produces MPTDVPLNGHQLTLGLMPLNDAAPFVVAEQLGLFREEGLAVTLKWQPSWAALRDDLQTGVLQGAQMLALMPLTSTLGLDGRATPVISAMTLNLGGNSITLSRALMATLGEDGHDLSSPLQVAKALAAHVRERKQRGEPLLKLASVHPFSSHRYLLRYWLAAGGINPDRDVEMRAVAPPLMAAQLASGALDGFCVGEPWNSLAAAQGMGQVVAGSHDIWRFGQEKVLGVREDWAEQHPLAHQALIRALLNACAWLDRPGNRAKAAEWLHDEGMPEVPMSVVTRGLEDVDVEQSVEEFQQHNPGWTIFHRYAANFPWRSQTRWYIAQMQRWGHLQGFNDEDLEATLTRCVRPDLYRTAARKLGMVVPVADERSEGTHPAPWWLSGEAGQVPMPADGFIDGAVFE; this is translated from the coding sequence ATGCCCACAGATGTACCCCTGAATGGCCATCAGCTGACGCTGGGCCTGATGCCACTCAATGATGCCGCGCCCTTCGTGGTCGCTGAGCAGTTGGGGCTTTTCCGCGAGGAGGGGCTGGCGGTGACACTCAAGTGGCAACCTTCGTGGGCGGCGTTGCGCGATGACCTGCAGACCGGTGTGCTGCAGGGCGCGCAGATGCTGGCGCTGATGCCGCTGACCTCGACCCTGGGCCTGGATGGTCGCGCCACGCCGGTGATCAGTGCCATGACGCTCAATCTGGGCGGAAACTCCATCACGCTGTCACGCGCGCTGATGGCCACCCTCGGCGAGGATGGTCACGACCTCTCCAGCCCGTTGCAGGTCGCGAAGGCGCTGGCGGCGCATGTGCGCGAGCGCAAGCAGCGCGGTGAGCCGCTGCTCAAGCTGGCCAGCGTGCACCCGTTCTCCTCGCATCGCTATCTGTTGCGCTACTGGCTGGCAGCGGGCGGCATCAATCCGGACCGCGACGTCGAGATGCGCGCCGTGGCGCCGCCGCTGATGGCGGCACAGCTGGCCAGTGGCGCGCTGGATGGCTTCTGTGTCGGTGAGCCCTGGAACAGTCTGGCGGCGGCGCAGGGCATGGGGCAGGTGGTGGCAGGCAGTCACGATATCTGGCGCTTCGGGCAGGAAAAGGTGCTGGGCGTGCGCGAGGACTGGGCGGAGCAGCATCCGCTGGCGCATCAGGCTCTGATTCGCGCGTTGCTCAATGCCTGCGCCTGGCTGGACCGCCCCGGCAATCGGGCGAAAGCCGCCGAGTGGCTGCACGACGAGGGCATGCCGGAGGTGCCGATGAGCGTGGTGACACGCGGGCTGGAGGATGTCGATGTCGAGCAGTCGGTGGAGGAGTTTCAGCAGCACAACCCCGGCTGGACCATCTTCCATCGCTACGCAGCCAACTTCCCGTGGCGTTCCCAGACACGCTGGTACATCGCCCAGATGCAGCGCTGGGGGCATCTGCAGGGCTTCAATGACGAGGATCTCGAGGCGACGCTGACACGTTGTGTGCGACCGGATCTCTACCGCACGGCGGCCCGCAAGCTGGGCATGGTAGTGCCGGTGGCGGATGAGCGCAGCGAAGGCACGCACCCGGCCCCCTGGTGGCTGAGCGGCGAGGCGGGCCAGGTGCCGATGCCGGCGGATGGCTTCATTGATGGCGCGGTCTTCGAGTGA
- a CDS encoding TetR/AcrR family transcriptional regulator, with product MTTRKSQIRKDNVGRILLAAEKIFALKGYVGASMVDIAAEVELPKSNLHYYFSTKEALYRAVLDGLLALWKEDALCFEAYDDPQLVLSTYIRAKMMHSRQRPYGSKVWASEIMQGAPVLGEELTVWLDEWAEMKKSRLRQWIGEGRIDNVDASAYLYMIWASTQHYADFDHQIAVLNQGKALSDREFEQAVQNVTRVLLKGVGLSA from the coding sequence ATGACCACTCGCAAGTCTCAGATTCGCAAGGACAATGTCGGCCGCATTCTGCTCGCCGCCGAAAAGATCTTCGCTCTCAAGGGCTATGTCGGCGCCAGCATGGTCGATATTGCCGCCGAGGTAGAGCTGCCCAAGTCCAATCTGCATTACTACTTCAGCACCAAGGAAGCGCTGTATCGCGCGGTGCTCGATGGTCTGCTGGCGCTGTGGAAGGAAGATGCGCTGTGCTTCGAGGCCTATGACGACCCGCAGCTGGTGCTCTCCACCTACATCCGCGCCAAGATGATGCACTCGCGCCAGCGCCCCTATGGCTCCAAGGTGTGGGCCAGCGAGATCATGCAGGGCGCGCCGGTGCTGGGCGAAGAGCTGACGGTGTGGCTCGACGAGTGGGCCGAGATGAAGAAGTCACGTCTGCGCCAGTGGATCGGCGAGGGCCGCATCGATAACGTCGATGCCTCCGCCTACCTGTACATGATCTGGGCCAGCACCCAGCACTACGCCGACTTCGACCACCAGATCGCGGTGCTCAATCAGGGCAAGGCGCTGAGTGATCGGGAATTCGAGCAGGCGGTGCAGAACGTGACGCGGGTGCTGCTGAAGGGCGTCGGCCTGTCTGCCTGA